One window from the genome of Candidatus Didemnitutus sp. encodes:
- a CDS encoding alpha/beta fold hydrolase — protein MRRATLALLLLVMAASPASAVEPEPECVVLLHGVAMSGWVMRPLERALSRAGYRVINLSYPSRRTPLEQVADEFLPAELKRRGALAAPRLHFVTHSMGGIVTRLYLRDHRPANLGRVVMLGPPNHGSPAADRAGRSPWMRTIMGVNMPRLGTGPDGVVRTLGPADYELGVIAGTRLINPLFRGVMPRPHDGVVTVESAKLEGMRDFRAVPYSHTGMLWRRPVIDAALAFLRTGRFQPALPEHLSPSK, from the coding sequence TCGCCCGCCTCCGCCGTCGAACCGGAACCCGAATGCGTCGTGCTCCTCCACGGCGTCGCCATGTCCGGCTGGGTGATGCGTCCGCTCGAGCGCGCGCTCAGCCGGGCCGGCTATCGCGTCATCAATCTCAGCTACCCGTCGCGACGGACGCCACTCGAGCAGGTCGCGGACGAGTTCCTGCCCGCGGAGTTGAAACGGCGCGGCGCGCTCGCGGCGCCGCGGCTGCATTTCGTCACCCACTCGATGGGCGGCATCGTGACGCGGCTCTATTTGCGCGACCATCGACCGGCCAACCTCGGGCGCGTCGTCATGCTCGGTCCGCCGAATCACGGCAGCCCCGCGGCGGATCGCGCCGGCAGGAGTCCCTGGATGCGCACGATCATGGGCGTGAACATGCCCCGCCTCGGCACGGGACCGGACGGCGTGGTGCGCACGCTCGGGCCGGCCGACTACGAGCTCGGCGTCATTGCCGGCACGCGCCTGATCAATCCGCTGTTCCGCGGTGTCATGCCGCGGCCGCACGACGGCGTCGTCACGGTCGAATCGGCGAAACTCGAAGGCATGCGCGACTTCCGCGCCGTGCCGTATTCGCACACCGGCATGCTCTGGCGTCGCCCCGTGATCGACGCCGCCCTGGCTTTCCTCCGCACCGGCCGGTTCCAACCCGCGCTGCCGGAGCATCTGTCACCTAGTAAGTGA
- a CDS encoding PAS domain S-box protein: MFARPSNFRVLSAWLLIAALGVGAAWWGAERHRSTLLRQMVDRAQHCAVAFVSEDTKALTGTPADLNHPEYRAVKDRLIRLRGVSPGIRFVYLFRSTDRPGRVVFLADSEPETSADMSKPGDDYPEAPNSPGLQAILRNFEPATEGPLRDSFGEWVTAYAPVGDRPPPGAPRTILGIDADSSHWRRELWSARLSAFGLVVLVLGVPFAGWLFRMRERNFNREIRRLSTAIQQSSSAVIITSPARIIEYANDGLLAITGYQREELIGQPSRLLLPGDADEQQRGELLRRLLAGERWQGEMLMRRRNGEVFTVRIVFSPVRDGDGRVTNLVAVFDDISDRKRVEDELRVARDQAEAADRAKGEFLAMMSHELRTPLNGIIGFATLLQDTSLTTEQGDYVETVRKSGEALLTLTNELLDYSRIDAGRMQLDPQACAPRQIVEEAVELLSTRAADKHLELLVTVSPQVPTHVLADPGRLRQILVNLIGNAIKFTPAGEVEVEVGATLLPAAAGGDQRVRLDFTVRDTGIGIAAEKQDRLFQPFSQVDASTTRKHGGAGLGLAISRSLVRLMNGDIEVSSAAGAGSEFRFHIEVRVLEKTEGLSKLPPRRIAVISANTRARAHYAALLESWGLKVTTFENLTKLPAERTHDVLLIDVLARDASLWPALLQAHSGLADAPVIGLIAISVPAALRDELRTCFRALLKKPLRDPLFHAVLQSVLKN; this comes from the coding sequence GTGTTCGCCCGTCCGTCCAATTTTCGCGTTCTCTCCGCGTGGTTGCTGATCGCGGCGCTCGGTGTCGGCGCGGCGTGGTGGGGCGCGGAGCGGCACCGCTCCACGCTGCTCCGGCAGATGGTCGATCGCGCGCAGCACTGCGCCGTGGCCTTCGTATCCGAGGACACGAAGGCGCTCACCGGCACGCCCGCGGATCTGAACCACCCGGAGTATCGCGCCGTGAAGGACCGACTCATCCGGTTGCGCGGAGTCAGCCCCGGCATCCGCTTCGTCTATCTCTTCCGCTCGACGGATCGGCCCGGTCGCGTGGTCTTCCTTGCCGACTCCGAGCCCGAGACTTCGGCCGACATGTCGAAGCCCGGCGACGATTATCCCGAGGCGCCGAATTCCCCGGGCTTGCAGGCGATCCTCCGCAACTTCGAGCCGGCGACCGAGGGGCCGTTGCGCGATTCGTTCGGCGAATGGGTTACGGCCTACGCGCCGGTGGGCGATCGCCCGCCGCCCGGCGCGCCGCGCACGATCCTCGGCATCGATGCCGACTCCTCGCATTGGCGGCGCGAGTTGTGGAGCGCGCGGCTCTCGGCCTTCGGCCTGGTGGTGCTCGTGCTCGGCGTGCCGTTCGCCGGCTGGCTGTTCCGGATGCGCGAGCGGAATTTCAACCGCGAGATCCGGCGCCTCTCGACCGCGATCCAGCAGAGCAGCTCGGCCGTCATCATCACCAGCCCCGCGCGCATCATCGAATACGCCAACGACGGCCTGCTCGCCATCACCGGCTACCAGCGCGAGGAATTGATCGGACAGCCCTCGCGTCTGCTCCTGCCCGGCGACGCCGACGAGCAGCAGCGCGGCGAATTGCTGCGCCGTCTCCTCGCCGGCGAACGCTGGCAGGGCGAGATGCTGATGCGCCGCCGCAACGGCGAGGTCTTCACCGTGCGCATCGTGTTCTCCCCCGTGCGCGACGGCGACGGGCGCGTGACGAACCTCGTCGCCGTCTTCGACGACATCAGCGATCGCAAGCGGGTGGAGGACGAACTGCGCGTCGCGCGCGACCAGGCCGAGGCGGCGGATCGCGCCAAGGGCGAGTTCCTCGCCATGATGAGTCACGAGCTGCGCACGCCGCTGAACGGCATCATCGGCTTCGCCACGCTCCTGCAGGACACTTCGCTCACCACCGAGCAGGGCGACTACGTCGAGACGGTCCGCAAGAGCGGCGAGGCGCTGCTCACCCTTACCAACGAACTGCTCGATTACTCGCGCATCGACGCCGGCCGCATGCAACTCGACCCGCAGGCGTGCGCGCCGCGCCAGATCGTCGAGGAGGCCGTGGAGTTGCTCTCGACCCGCGCGGCCGACAAACACCTCGAATTGCTCGTCACGGTCTCGCCGCAGGTGCCGACGCACGTGCTCGCCGATCCGGGCCGGCTGCGCCAGATCCTCGTCAACCTGATCGGCAACGCCATCAAGTTCACTCCCGCCGGCGAGGTGGAGGTGGAGGTCGGCGCCACGCTGTTGCCCGCCGCGGCCGGCGGCGACCAGCGGGTGCGCCTCGACTTCACGGTGCGCGACACCGGCATCGGCATCGCGGCGGAGAAGCAGGACCGGCTCTTCCAGCCGTTCAGCCAGGTCGACGCGTCGACCACGCGCAAACACGGCGGCGCGGGCCTCGGTCTCGCGATCAGCCGCAGCCTGGTGCGGTTGATGAATGGCGACATCGAGGTGTCGAGCGCCGCCGGTGCCGGCTCGGAGTTCCGCTTCCACATCGAGGTGCGCGTGCTCGAGAAGACCGAGGGCCTGTCCAAGTTGCCGCCGCGCCGCATTGCGGTGATCTCGGCCAACACCCGCGCCCGGGCGCATTACGCGGCGCTGCTGGAGAGCTGGGGGCTCAAGGTCACGACATTCGAGAATCTCACGAAACTGCCGGCCGAACGCACGCACGACGTGTTGTTGATCGACGTGCTGGCGCGCGATGCCTCGCTCTGGCCCGCGCTGCTTCAGGCGCACTCCGGCCTGGCCGACGCGCCGGTCATCGGGCTCATCGCGATCAGCGTGCCGGCGGCGTTGCGCGACGAGTTGCGGACGTGTTTTCGCGCGCTGCTGAAGAAACCGCTGCGCGATCCGCTTTTCCACGCCGTGCTTCAGAGTGTGTTGAAGAACTGA
- a CDS encoding GNAT family N-acetyltransferase gives MHFTAELPLIETPRLVLRPFDLTDAADVQRLAGAKEVANATALIPHPYPDGVAEQWIATHPAEWAAHRGLSLAVTLKPTGALIGAIGLTLAEAHTRGELGYWIGLPFWRHGFATEAAGALTDFGFRGLGLNRVQAHHYASNPASGRVLLKIGMRREGTSPKMMLKNGRYEDVVFYGVLRRDWPGLGSAAPFGPG, from the coding sequence ATGCACTTCACCGCCGAGCTTCCGCTCATCGAAACCCCGCGTCTCGTGCTGCGTCCGTTCGACCTCACCGACGCGGCGGACGTGCAGCGGCTCGCCGGTGCGAAGGAGGTCGCGAACGCCACCGCACTCATCCCGCATCCCTATCCGGACGGCGTGGCGGAGCAGTGGATCGCCACTCATCCTGCCGAGTGGGCGGCGCATCGCGGACTCTCGCTCGCCGTCACGCTGAAGCCGACCGGCGCACTCATCGGCGCAATCGGTCTCACGCTCGCGGAGGCGCACACCCGCGGCGAACTCGGCTACTGGATCGGACTGCCGTTCTGGCGCCACGGCTTCGCCACTGAGGCGGCGGGCGCGCTGACGGATTTCGGTTTCCGCGGGCTCGGCCTCAATCGCGTGCAGGCGCATCACTACGCGAGCAACCCCGCGTCCGGACGCGTGCTGCTCAAGATCGGCATGCGCCGCGAGGGCACGAGCCCGAAGATGATGCTGAAGAACGGCCGCTACGAGGATGTGGTTTTCTACGGCGTGCTCCGGCGCGACTGGCCGGGCCTCGGCAGCGCGGCGCCGTTCGGACCGGGCTGA
- a CDS encoding RNA-binding protein translates to MENTKLYVGNVPFATTAQDLEGLFGQAGTVSVVEIIFDKFTGRSRGFAFVTMGSAEEAQKAVDQFNNYDLGGRKLAVNIARPREERAPREGGFGGGGGGGGRGGFGGGRGGPRRFGGGGGGFRGGRGGDRGERGGFRDRE, encoded by the coding sequence ATGGAAAACACCAAACTCTACGTGGGGAACGTTCCGTTCGCCACCACGGCACAGGACCTCGAGGGACTCTTCGGCCAGGCCGGCACGGTCAGCGTCGTCGAGATCATCTTCGACAAGTTCACCGGTCGTTCGCGCGGCTTCGCCTTCGTCACCATGGGCAGCGCGGAGGAGGCCCAGAAGGCGGTCGACCAGTTCAACAACTACGACCTCGGCGGCCGCAAACTCGCGGTGAACATCGCCCGGCCGCGCGAAGAGCGCGCCCCGCGTGAAGGCGGCTTCGGCGGCGGTGGTGGGGGCGGCGGACGCGGCGGCTTCGGGGGCGGGCGCGGCGGCCCGCGCCGTTTCGGCGGTGGTGGCGGCGGCTTCCGCGGCGGACGCGGGGGCGACCGCGGGGAGCGCGGCGGTTTTCGCGACCGCGAGTAA
- a CDS encoding TetR/AcrR family transcriptional regulator, translating to MASRLSESPAVPAAAEARARIVRAARAHLFAHGYSSWTMDDLATELGMSKKTLYQHFPGKEELVRAALEQFASEVRAEADAIIADRNLTFAEKLRGFTGGMHQRLSLLTPHVMRDLQRFAPKLHDLTFELRRRNLPSIFGRLLEQGQLTGKVRPELDAPFAAEFLLHAIQGIMQPATLEHLNLAPHQAFEKAMNLYFGGLLTPAGRKDYEKSFPR from the coding sequence ATGGCCTCTCGCTTATCCGAGTCTCCCGCCGTCCCCGCCGCCGCCGAAGCGCGCGCGCGCATCGTGCGCGCGGCCCGCGCGCACCTCTTCGCCCACGGCTACAGCAGTTGGACGATGGACGACCTCGCAACCGAGCTCGGGATGAGCAAGAAGACGCTCTACCAGCATTTCCCCGGCAAGGAGGAGCTCGTGCGCGCCGCGCTCGAACAATTCGCGTCCGAAGTCCGCGCCGAGGCCGACGCGATCATCGCCGACCGCAACCTGACCTTCGCGGAAAAACTCCGCGGCTTCACCGGCGGCATGCACCAGCGGCTCTCGCTGCTCACCCCGCACGTCATGCGCGATCTTCAGCGCTTCGCGCCGAAGCTCCACGACCTCACCTTCGAACTCCGCCGCCGCAACCTGCCCTCGATCTTCGGCCGCCTCCTCGAGCAGGGTCAGCTCACCGGCAAGGTCCGCCCGGAGCTCGACGCGCCGTTCGCCGCCGAATTCCTCCTCCACGCGATCCAGGGCATCATGCAGCCCGCCACGCTCGAGCATCTCAACCTCGCTCCCCACCAAGCTTTCGAAAAAGCGATGAACCTCTACTTCGGCGGACTCCTCACGCCCGCCGGCCGCAAAGACTATGAAAAATCGTTTCCCCGCTAA
- a CDS encoding HlyD family efflux transporter periplasmic adaptor subunit, producing MKNRFPAKLAALALGTLLLGACSRSGSSRSGELVLSGNFEVDDAQLGFKTPGRVIERAVREGDRVTVGQPIARLDDAEQQSQLALRRAELAAAEAQLAELEAGSRPQEIAAAAATVRSADADRDRVRLDFVRQDELRKKQVISERDFEAAQAQLKVAEAKAIEAVERLKLIQEGPRAETIRQARARTDQARAAVALAQTQLDNTRLASPLDGVVLSHNIEPGEFVSAGTPVVTVAETAHLWVRAYVNQPDLGRVRHGQKVVVRTDSFPGRDFEGVVGFIASEAEFTPKTVQTPKERVKLVFRLKVDVANPKDELKPGMPADVVLPPAN from the coding sequence ATGAAAAATCGTTTCCCCGCTAAACTCGCCGCGCTCGCCCTCGGCACGCTCCTGCTCGGCGCCTGCTCCCGCTCGGGCTCCAGCCGCTCGGGCGAACTCGTGTTGTCCGGCAACTTCGAGGTCGACGACGCCCAGCTCGGCTTCAAGACGCCGGGCCGCGTCATCGAGCGCGCCGTGCGCGAGGGCGACCGCGTCACCGTCGGCCAACCGATCGCGCGCCTCGACGACGCCGAGCAGCAATCCCAGCTCGCGCTCCGCCGCGCCGAGCTCGCCGCCGCCGAGGCGCAACTGGCCGAGCTCGAAGCCGGCTCGCGCCCGCAGGAAATCGCCGCCGCCGCCGCGACCGTGCGCAGCGCCGACGCCGACCGCGATCGCGTGCGGCTCGATTTCGTGCGCCAGGACGAATTGCGCAAAAAACAGGTGATCTCCGAGCGCGATTTCGAAGCCGCCCAGGCGCAGTTGAAAGTCGCGGAAGCCAAGGCCATCGAAGCCGTCGAGCGACTCAAACTCATCCAGGAAGGCCCGCGCGCCGAGACGATCCGCCAGGCACGCGCCCGCACCGATCAGGCACGCGCCGCCGTCGCGCTCGCCCAGACGCAGCTCGACAACACGCGCCTCGCCTCGCCGCTCGACGGCGTCGTGCTCTCCCACAACATCGAGCCGGGCGAATTCGTTTCCGCCGGCACGCCGGTCGTCACCGTTGCCGAAACCGCACACCTCTGGGTCCGCGCCTACGTCAACCAGCCCGACCTCGGCCGCGTCCGCCACGGCCAGAAAGTCGTCGTGCGCACAGACAGTTTCCCCGGACGCGATTTCGAGGGCGTCGTCGGCTTCATCGCCTCCGAAGCCGAGTTCACGCCGAAAACCGTGCAGACGCCCAAGGAGCGTGTGAAGCTCGTGTTTCGCCTGAAGGTCGACGTCGCCAACCCGAAGGACGAACTGAAGCCCGGCATGCCGGCCGACGTCGTCCTGCCGCCCGCCAACTGA